ATGGATTTCGCATATGACGATAACATAAAAAAAGATCATAAAAGCATCTCTTCTCCATTGGCAACAGCGAAAATGCCGATACAAAGGCATGTGGGGTTCGAATTTGAAATTTCTTGGAGAACCTACAAGGCCAAATCCGGTAAAATGGATGAAGCTATGCAAAATCCAGGGCCAGAGAATTCAGACTTCTTGAAAAAGAAAGATCAAATCTTTCAGAGCGATACATTCGAAGTTCAAGCGGACGAAACGACTGATAACCAAAGCGACTTTGAAGTCATAACAATTCCCTTCAGCGAGGATGCCTCAGGACTGGAAGAGCTTAGGACAACCGGACATAAACTTGTGGATTTCTTTCAGCAAATGGAGTTGGTGAGCAAAGCCAGCCCGACAAAATGCATTACTTTAGAACCAATGAATAGATTCGGGGTAGTGACTATGGATGATGCATTTGTCAAGCCGAACTTTCCATTCGTCATCACTCCGCAAATGACCGCAGGGTTTAGGCTCAGCGAAATTCCGGATTTTTTACAAGATATCTTTCCCACGGAGGCAAGTCCTTACGGAGCTAATTTCAGAACCCGATTCGGCCAAAAAGCAGTCACGCGTTCGCACCTTAAAGATTTCTTTTATGAAAAACATTACCGTTCCAATGTCGCCAATGGAGAAATCCCCAATAAAGTCGAGGCTGGTCGCAAGAAGTTTTTGGCGAATCATCCCGACCTGCCACCTTGGAGCATGAGTCCAAACCTTCGAGGACTTCTTTGCCTGATCGTCCATTACCTTGATTCCTGCTCAAAGCTGTATTTGACTTATCCAAAGTCTGCGATGAACCTTTTGGCAAGAACGGACTTTGCTGAGATGTTTAAGGTTCTTCCTTTAAAAGAACGGATTTACTTTGGACCTAAACATCCCGAGCGTTGGCTTAGGCTTGTTAAATGTTGTCACCCATACATGTCATGGAAGGATCCTGTGTTCAAGCATGGAGTATACAAAGACGCAAAAGATGAAAAGGACAAACACATACTAGATGAAGTAACTATCCAAAAGTGGTTGCAGAATATTCCTAGAGGTGTTGATATGCTCAGCAAGCATCATTTTCCAAATTTCGAGCATGCCCATCATCTGGAATCCATGGGAGAGTACAGGGACAAGACTGACCCTGGAGGTGGAACCAATACGACGAGAGCGCCTATCATCGAGATCAGGGGAATGGAAACTATCGACAAGCCGGAAGTTTTGCCTCGCTGGATGGAAAACGCTTGGAAAATGATTTACGCTCTAAACAATAGACTTAACTTAAAATACGGAGAGCCATTCGAAATAGACGAAGACAAGCTGGAAGTGTTTTGCGCCAAGCCACCGCCGTTTCGTCCTTAGAAGCTTGAGTGGAAGACTTCGTGACTGGTTGAGGTTAATTAAAGAAAAATCTAATAAAATGGTTCACATCATGTACTTCACTCTCTGATCAAAATCTGTGATTTATTAATTCATTTGCATATCACCTGTCGAAGAAGTATTTTTGAATCAATCAATTAGCTATAGCCATGATCGAAAAATTCATCAATCCATTCACTGATTTTGGGTTCATGAGATTGTTTGGAGAAGAGCAAAACAAGGATCTTTTGATTGATTTTTTGAATCAACTGCTTCCTGAAAAAGACCAAATCAAAGACTTGTCTTTTCATCAAAACGAGCATTACTCCAGATCCGCGGAAGACCGACAGGCTATTTTTGATTTATACTGCGAGAACCAAGACGGCGAAAAGTTTATCATCGAGCTGCAAAGAGCCAAGCAAACAAACTTCAAGGAAAGAAGCTTGTATTACGCCTCTTTCCCTATTCAGGAACAAGCCAAATCGGGCATGGATTGGAAATTCGACCTAAAAGGGGTTTATACGATTGGCATCATGAATTTCTTATTTGATGAGCATAAAGACAAACCGGACAAACTTCTGCATCATGTGCAATTGATGGAATTGGAGATGAAAGAAGTCTATTACGACAAGCTGACCTTTATCTATCTTGAAATTCCCAAATTCAAAAAAGAACTGAATGAGCTAAAAACACGCTTTGACAAATGGCTGTACTTGCTTAGCAATTTGAACAAACTCACTGATCGACCTGTGGAACTGCAAGAACGTGTCTTTCAGAAATTTTTCGATACGGCTGAAATCGCCAAATACAACCCTAAACAACTGCATGAATATCGCGAATCGCTCAAGCAAATGAGAGATTACTATAATACCATGGAAACGGCTAAGGGGGAAGCAAAAGAGGAAGGCATTGAAATAGGAATTGAAATAGGCAAAGAAAAAGGCAAAAAAGAAGAAAAAATTCAAATAGCTAAATCCCTGATTGCTTTAGGTCTTTCTGTCGACCAAATCATGCAAGCGACAAGCCTTAGTGTTGAGGATATCGAAAAACTGAAATGATCGATGTATTCGCTTCTTCACATCACAGATGCTAGGTTTTAAACATTCGCATTTCAAATGCGAACGAGCTGGTGTCTCTCTCAATACTCTAGCGCAGGTTTGCAACCTGTGCTTTGCTGGCATACTCAACTGCTTTTATCAAAGATCTAAAATAAAAGCCCCAGCTTATGCCAAGGCTTTTAATTATTGCAACAGCTAACTGCTAGAATTAATATTTGAAACACTACTGCATTATACTCATTACAAATACCTTGAACTAAAAGGCTTCCATTTGGAAACCTTGTAATTGAGAATAATTAGAGGCACAAGTGCTAAGAATATTACATAATGAAACTTTATAATATTAAATTCTAGTGGAGTATCAACACTTATTCCCTTTAAATAAAATCCTAAACAGATTAAATATATTAGTGATAATATGCTTATAATAATAAGATTAATGATAAAAATTAATAATCCTGTTACTATTTTACCGAAATTTATTCTTATGGAAAAATAAAAAAATAATACGCTAATGGAAATCCATAGTCCATTCTCAAAATACAAACTTGTTGGATGAGAAGTAAAAACCTCATAGTCATTTATTGTAGATAAATAACGATAAGAAAATATCATTAATTCAGGATATATAACCATTAAAAATACTGAGAAGAAAATTGAATTTATAATCACGTCTATTGTTGTTATAATTATATAGCGTTTAATTCTATTCACAATTCGGTTATCTTTTGTTTTATATGGAATTACTTCCTTAAAATGATTTTTTTGAAACTATCATAATCTCGAGGATAAGGAAAATTTGCTTGCTTTGTGGCTACATTTCTTGTTATTGAAACTCTTTTCCGCTATAAATTCATGTTTAGATGTAGTGTCTTCCTACTGAATCATTACCAAGCTGAAAGGATAATAGTCTGTCTGCTGTTGCACTTCGCCTGCTTGGTTCAGGACTACACCCGTATTGTCCGAGTGGTCTTTCAGATTTGTACTTATTGCCTTCCTTGATGATACGGCCGTTGGCTCTTTGGGAGCTTGACACTACATAGTAATTCATACCTTAGCGCAGGTTTGCAACCTGTGCTTTGCAGGCATACTCAATTCCTTTCATCAAAAATCAAAATAAAAGCCCCAGCTTATGCCAAGGCTTTTGAATATTATCTATCGACATTGGGAGCAAGTTGAAATCTTGCTCCAGTGTTCTTTTTTAATCTAAACTGCGACCAGATGGGGCTCCTCAAACCTTACAAAGAGTTTTTCCTCACTCACCCTGCTTTTTTCCTAGCCCATGGTTTTTCCATTCATTTATAACCCGATGCTTTAGATATTTGAATCATCAATCAATCAAAAAACTAGAAGATGAAAAAGCCACAAGTATCTATCGCCATTGTATTTTTAAGTTTAATTTTTTTACCACTTTCTATAAAGGCTCAAAAGAAGCAAAAAGAAATTTTGCTCATCCGTTCGGCTCATGATTATTCGGATTGTTTAAATGAGGATTATGATGAAGCCATTAACGAAATCGTAAAGTTTCAGCCAGACATTTTTTTTTCTGAAACCGTTTCACCAGATAATTTATACGGGGCAGTAATTGATAGGGGGTTTGCCAAACAAGAAATTGCCTACCTACTTTCTGTAAATAACTTGAACACAAGATTTGTAGATAAGGAAATAAAAAAATGGGAAGCCCAATTACTAAAAGCACCTAATAATCTTTATTACCGAGCACAATTAATGCGCGCTTTATATATAAAAAGAGACATGAATTATGAGTATCAAAAGTATATTTTTGATGAGACAGAAAAGACACTTTCAGAGTCAGAAATACAGCAATATTATAAAAAAATTAATACCGAGGTTGCCTCAGTTGATTCATTAAAAAAATACTGTGATTATAGACAAAAAAGTGAGTATCATTTAATCGCATTTCCTGCTGCAAAAAAGTTAAAGTTAAATGGTTTTGGACATATGGATAATCAGGATGATCGATTACTTTTTCATAAATATTGGGATCAATCTATTGATAAATATATGAGTAATGAAGAAGAAGTTATAAATATTTTTACTGTTTTAAATGAAGAGGAAACAAAGTACAGACAACAAGGGAATTATTTAAAAGTATTGAATACAAATTCTTTTGATACAGTGGATTATTTCAATTATTATCTCCCATTGAAATACTCAAAAAATCAGGAGGCTGCAAAAATGTATGAGTATTTTTGGGACCAAAGAAATTTAAAAATGGCCGAAAATGTAGACTATGAAATGCAAGAGGGTAATCATCAAAGAGGAGCGATTATAGTAGGGGCTTCTCATGGTAGGCTAATGAAAAGATATTTAGAAGCCAAAGGATACAAAATCATTAATATTTTTAATAATGAATTAGAAGGGGAGGTCAAAGAGTTGTTGGAGACAAAACTATTTACCAAAGTGAAATTATAAGGCATAATTAATTGAGAGTCCTACAGTTAGTTATTGCAAATTTAAGGGCCTAAGTGAGTACTTATTTAAGATCAAAAATGCATCACAATTATTTTAAATAGGTACTTACTTGATGGCTTGAGTAAATCGGTTCTCTTCACAAATTTCCATGAAGAGAGCCATTTTCTATTTAACAATCTCAATAAACACTTTATTCTTTAATAGGTCCGAATTATGAATTGGCTCAAGATTCTCTTAGTTCATTGACCTCTGTCTGTTGTCGTACTTCGTCTGCTTGGTTCAATACTACACGGTTATTGCCCAAGTGATCCTTTAGATAGTACTCGTGATTGTACTCATTGCCCTCCTTGATGATATATGGCCATTGGCTTTTTGGATATTTGACATTATATAGTAACTCATACCCTAGCGCAGGTTTGCAACCTGTGCTTTGCTGGCATACTCAACTGCTTTCATCGAAGATCTAAAACAAAGGGCTCCGTTTATACTAAGGCATTTAATTATTGCATTAGCTAACTGTTAGAATTAATACTTGAAGCACTACTGCATTATGCTCATTACAAATACCTTGAACTAAAAGGCTTCCATTTGGAAACCTTGTAATTGAGAATAATTAGAGGTACAAGTGCTAAGAATATTACATAATGAAACTTTATAATATTAAATTCTAGTGGAGTATCAACACTTATTCCCTTTAAATAAAATCCTAAACAGATTAAATATATTAGTGATAATATGCTTATAATAATGAGATTAATGATAAAAACTAATAATCCTGTTACTATTTTACCGAAATTTATTCTTATGGAAAAATATAAAAATAATACGCTAATGGAAATCCATAGTCCATTCTCAAAATACAAACTTGTTGGATGAGAAGTAAAAACCTCATAGTCATTTATTGTAGATAAATAACGATAAGAAAATATCATTAATTCAGGATATACAACCATTAAAAATACTGAGAAGAAAATTGAATTTATAATCACGTCTATTGTTGTTATAATTATATAGCGTTTAATTCTATTCACAATTCGGTTATCTTTTGTTTTATATGGAATTACTTCCTTAAAATGATTTTTTTGAAACTATCATAATCTCGAGGATAAGGAAAATTTGCTTGCTTTGTGGCTACATTTCTTGTTATTGAAACTCTTTTCCGCTATAAATTCATGTTTAGATGTAGTGTCTTCCTACTGAATCATTACCAAGCTGAAAGGATAATAGTCTGTCTGCTGTTGCACTTCGCCTGCTTGGTTCAGGACTACACGCGTATTGTCCGAGTGGTCTTTCAGATTTGTACTTATTGCCTTCCTTGATGATACGGCCGTTGGCTCTTTGGGAGCTTGACACTACATAGTAATTCATACCCTAGCGCAGGTTTGCAACCTGTGCTTTGCAGGCATACTCAATTCCTTTCATCAAAGATCAAAATAAAAGCCCCAGCTTATGCCAATGCTTTTGAATATTATCTATCGAGATTGGGAACAAGTTGAAAACTTGCTCCAGTGTTCTTTTTTAATATAAACTTCGACCATAGGAAAAGCTTTACATATTCACTATAAAATATGTCAGCTATTATTATTTCGGAACATAATATAATCCAATGATATCATCTGTAAGATATAATGTATAAATACCCTTATCTGGCTCAATACAAATTTCACTTCCTCCTTCATATTCTCTACAAGGACTCAAATCTAAATAATTAATTGGCGGCAACAATTTAACTTGATCAGGTGATGAAACTTTTTCTTCAGCAGACTCTCTTTGTGTTTTTATATCTAATTTATATGACCTTCCAACTTTAATTCGAATATCTCCTTTATATTTTTTATTCTTTTTCACTATTATTTTATATATATTATCATTATTACTAGCATATATTATATTAAAAGATTTTTTTGATTTGATTTTTTCAATAGTATATACATTTTTAACACTATCTAAAGTACATAAATTAACAAATAGCCAAATAAAATAAATCATAATTATTATCTTTAAATTCTTACTTTTTGTATGATTTCTAAAGGTTTTTAACCGTCCAATAAACATCTCTAGTATTTTTTGGAGATGTTCCATTTAGATTAGGTTTCAATTGAGGTTATTGAGCATCTAAAATATACTCAATAACCTCAATTGAATGGGGAATTACATTCTTGTGAGCTATTGAATATACACTACCAGACTTTCCAGCATTTGGTGAGCAAAATAAATATATAACGATTATTAAATCACTAGATTCGATATAAAAGTGAAAATAAATTTGATTTAAATGCAAGTATCTAATGATAAGGAAGAAGAAATTAATAAGCTTAAGAATACCATAAAACAATGGATTATTCGATCCAATGAAAACTTAACTATTCCTAATAATATCATTGCTCTAAACTATGGAATTCAAAGAGTTTGTACTGGATATGAAATTTACCTGTCAGGCCATGATGAGTATTGTGAAGATCATGATACTTGGTTGTTAGATTCTTCATTTGAAATCGAAGAAAGCTTTTTCTCCCTTGGTGGAGAGTCATTAAAAATTGGGCGATTAGAAATGATGGATATCTACAG
The Aureibacter tunicatorum DNA segment above includes these coding regions:
- a CDS encoding Rpn family recombination-promoting nuclease/putative transposase; protein product: MIEKFINPFTDFGFMRLFGEEQNKDLLIDFLNQLLPEKDQIKDLSFHQNEHYSRSAEDRQAIFDLYCENQDGEKFIIELQRAKQTNFKERSLYYASFPIQEQAKSGMDWKFDLKGVYTIGIMNFLFDEHKDKPDKLLHHVQLMELEMKEVYYDKLTFIYLEIPKFKKELNELKTRFDKWLYLLSNLNKLTDRPVELQERVFQKFFDTAEIAKYNPKQLHEYRESLKQMRDYYNTMETAKGEAKEEGIEIGIEIGKEKGKKEEKIQIAKSLIALGLSVDQIMQATSLSVEDIEKLK